In Penicillium psychrofluorescens genome assembly, chromosome: 5, a single window of DNA contains:
- a CDS encoding uncharacterized protein (ID:PFLUO_007930-T1.cds;~source:funannotate) — MADSNINHATSLEYWNSVAPDVNGMLGGFPQISRIDLRGSSSFLAKIRRLVPAIPSTGALPLGVDCGAGIGRVTEGFLSNVCEVVDVVEPVENFARVVREGPLKKAGKVGDVFVVGLESWVPGKEYDLVWNQWCLGHLTDAQLVAYLVRCREALSEGGVIVIKENMSTASDGQDVYDEVDSSVTRTDDKFRMLFKEAGLNLIKSEEQAGFPPSLKLFPVRFYALRPAT; from the coding sequence ATGGCTGATTCCAACATCAATCATGCTACCTCCCTCGAATACTGGAACTCCGTCGCCCCCGACGTCAACGGGATGCTAGGCGGGTTCCCCCAGATCTCGCGCATCGACCTCCGCGGATCATCCAGCTTCCTCGCCAAGATCCGGCGCCTCGTGCCCGCGATCCCTTCCACGGGCGCGCTCCCGCTCGGCGTCGACTGCGGCGCGGGCATCGGACGCGTCACGGAGGGGTTTCTGAGCAACGTGTGTGAAGTcgtggatgtggttgagCCCGTGGAGAACTTTGCGCGCGTGGTGCGCGAGGGCCCATTGAAGAAAGCTGGGAAGGTGGGCGATGTTTTCGTCGTTGGGTTGGAGAGCTGGGTGCCCGGGAAAGAGTATGACCTGGTCTGGAATCAGTGGTGCCTGGGGCATTTGACTGATGCACAGCTCGTGGCGTATCTGGTTCGGTGTCGGGAGGCGCTGTCGGAGGGCGGGGTGATTGTGATCAAGGAGAATATGTCGACTGCTTCCGATGGCCAGGATGTGTACGATGAGGTGGACAGCAGCGTCACCCGCACCGACGACAAGTTTCGGATGCTGTTCAAGGAGGCTGGGCTGAACTTGATCAAGTCCGAGGAGCAGGCTGGCTTCCCGCCCAGTTTGAAGCTCTTCCCCGTTCGATTCTACGCGCTGCGGCCGGCCACTTGA